The Kitasatospora setae KM-6054 genome contains a region encoding:
- a CDS encoding Gfo/Idh/MocA family protein: MSSTPSAPFRVGLIGYGLAGSAFHAPLIATTPGLQLDAVVTANPDRRAQLHRDHPGARALDTPEQLFEDADRFDLVVIASPNRTHVPLARTALLAGLATVVDKPLAATSAEARDLCEFAEKSGLLLSVFQNRRWDGDFLTARRLIEEGRLGRVHRFESRFERFRPKPKPGWRELADPAEVGGTLYDLGSHLVDQALTLFGPVETVYAEVDVRRDGAVVDDDAFLALTHTGGVRSHLWTSALAPLAGPRLRVLGASAGYVKFGMDPQEAALRAGHRPGGSDKHWGDDDPAAYGLLGTDGDADPVPTDPGAYPAFYAGIATSLADHTPPPVDPRDAVATLAVLEAARASAATASVVRLP, encoded by the coding sequence ATGAGCAGCACGCCCTCCGCCCCGTTCCGCGTCGGCCTGATCGGCTACGGCCTGGCAGGTTCCGCCTTCCACGCCCCGCTGATCGCCACCACCCCCGGCCTGCAGTTGGACGCGGTGGTCACCGCCAACCCCGACCGCCGCGCCCAACTGCACCGCGACCACCCGGGCGCCCGCGCCCTCGACACTCCCGAGCAACTATTCGAGGACGCCGACCGGTTCGACCTGGTGGTGATCGCCTCCCCCAACCGCACCCACGTCCCGCTCGCCCGCACCGCCCTGCTCGCCGGCCTGGCCACCGTGGTCGACAAGCCGCTCGCCGCGACCAGCGCCGAGGCCCGCGACCTGTGCGAGTTCGCCGAGAAGTCCGGCCTGCTGCTGTCGGTGTTCCAGAACCGCCGCTGGGACGGCGACTTCCTGACCGCCCGGCGCCTGATCGAGGAGGGCCGGCTCGGCCGGGTCCACCGCTTCGAGTCCCGCTTCGAGCGCTTCCGCCCGAAGCCCAAGCCGGGCTGGCGCGAACTCGCCGACCCCGCCGAGGTCGGCGGCACCCTGTACGACCTTGGCAGCCACCTGGTCGACCAGGCGCTCACCCTGTTCGGCCCGGTCGAGACGGTGTACGCGGAGGTCGACGTGCGCCGGGACGGCGCGGTGGTCGACGACGACGCCTTCCTCGCCCTCACCCACACCGGCGGCGTCCGCTCCCACCTGTGGACCAGCGCCCTCGCCCCGCTCGCCGGCCCCCGTCTGCGGGTGCTCGGCGCCAGTGCCGGGTACGTCAAGTTCGGCATGGACCCGCAGGAGGCCGCCCTGCGCGCCGGCCACCGCCCCGGCGGCTCGGACAAACACTGGGGCGACGACGACCCCGCCGCGTACGGCCTGCTCGGCACGGACGGCGACGCCGACCCCGTCCCCACCGACCCCGGTGCTTACCCCGCGTTCTACGCGGGCATCGCCACCTCCCTCGCCGACCACACCCCGCCGCCCGTCGACCCGCGCGACGCCGTCGCCACCCTCGCCGTCCTGGAGGCCGCCCGAGCCTCCGCCGCGACGGCCTCCGTGGTCCGCCTGCCCTGA
- a CDS encoding DUF6412 domain-containing protein produces MLATPLLLALLRVLTGDLLTGVAPGTGPGALTAAALLLLAATVAVSLTSARLPGARTPAAVHAAALRRRAYRTAYLSPRDPDAPGRARPRAPGRCPAAA; encoded by the coding sequence GTGCTCGCCACGCCGCTGCTCCTCGCGCTGCTGCGGGTCCTCACCGGCGACCTGCTCACCGGTGTCGCCCCCGGCACCGGCCCGGGCGCGCTGACCGCGGCCGCGCTGCTGCTGCTCGCCGCCACCGTCGCCGTCAGCCTCACCTCGGCCCGCCTCCCGGGGGCCCGTACCCCGGCGGCCGTCCACGCGGCCGCGCTTCGCCGGCGTGCCTACCGGACCGCGTACCTCTCGCCACGGGATCCGGACGCCCCGGGCCGGGCCCGTCCTCGGGCGCCGGGCCGCTGCCCGGCGGCCGCCTGA
- a CDS encoding YidC/Oxa1 family membrane protein insertase: MSVLSVLDPAVRLAHAAVAALAGVVPTAVAIVLFTLAVRAALHPLARSAARSARARARLVPEVARLRERHGKDPGRLNREVLALHRAAGVGPFAGLLPALLQAPFFSVMYRLFTTDPGGLLDATLAGVPLGVRPAAAHAPAQFAVFAVLEAALLVLAWWGARRAAGAAAGAVDGGSPAGPLRWLSFGTPLFALLLPLAGGLYLLASTAWTAAERWYLHRPTSGEAPAGPDGPESPRKPRKPRKPRKPAAAQATGRPAR, encoded by the coding sequence ATGTCCGTCCTGAGCGTTCTCGACCCTGCCGTCCGTCTCGCGCACGCCGCCGTCGCGGCGCTGGCGGGCGTCGTTCCCACTGCGGTGGCGATCGTCCTGTTCACCCTGGCGGTCCGGGCCGCCCTGCATCCGTTGGCGCGGTCGGCGGCGCGGTCCGCGCGGGCCCGGGCCCGGCTGGTGCCGGAGGTCGCGCGGTTGCGCGAGCGGCACGGGAAGGATCCGGGGCGGCTGAACCGGGAGGTGTTGGCGCTGCACCGGGCAGCGGGTGTCGGCCCGTTCGCGGGGCTGCTTCCGGCGCTGTTGCAGGCGCCGTTCTTCTCGGTGATGTACCGCCTGTTCACCACCGACCCGGGCGGCCTGCTCGACGCGACGCTGGCGGGCGTCCCGCTCGGTGTCCGTCCCGCCGCCGCGCACGCTCCGGCCCAGTTCGCGGTGTTCGCCGTGCTGGAGGCGGCGTTGCTGGTCCTGGCCTGGTGGGGTGCCCGCCGCGCGGCGGGGGCTGCGGCGGGGGCGGTGGACGGCGGGTCACCCGCCGGTCCGCTGCGCTGGCTGTCGTTCGGCACGCCGCTGTTCGCCCTGCTGCTGCCCCTCGCGGGCGGCCTCTACCTGCTGGCCTCGACCGCCTGGACGGCGGCCGAGCGCTGGTACCTGCACCGCCCGACCAGCGGCGAGGCCCCCGCAGGCCCCGACGGCCCTGAGAGCCCCCGCAAGCCACGCAAGCCCAGGAAGCCCAGGAAGCCCGCCGCTGCTCAGGCGACCGGGCGGCCCGCCAGGTAG
- a CDS encoding adenosine deaminase, with the protein MPKAELHVHHVGSASPRVVAELAARHAGRTKVPADPQALAEYFTFTDFAHFIEVYLSVVDLIRDAEDVRALTYGVAQDMARQNIRYAELTVTPYSSVSRGIPDVAFMEAIEDARLSAEKDLGIVLRWCFDIPGEAGLASAEETARLALDLAPDGLVSFGLGGPEIGVPRPQFKPYFDRARAAGLHSVPHAGESTGPETVWDAIRELGAERIGHGTQSVKDPALVDYLGEHRIPLEVCPTSNLATRVVERIEEHPIRQMVDAGLLVTVNSDDPPMFGTDLNTEYAVAAKLLGLDESGIAALARNAVEASFLDAAGKRRLTGEIDAYLAGRPVA; encoded by the coding sequence ATGCCCAAGGCGGAGCTGCACGTCCACCACGTGGGCTCGGCCTCGCCGCGGGTGGTCGCCGAACTGGCCGCCCGGCACGCCGGCCGCACCAAGGTCCCGGCCGACCCGCAGGCGCTCGCCGAGTACTTCACCTTCACCGACTTCGCGCACTTCATCGAGGTGTACCTGAGCGTCGTCGACCTGATCCGGGACGCCGAGGACGTCCGCGCCCTCACGTACGGCGTCGCGCAGGACATGGCCCGGCAGAACATCCGGTACGCCGAGCTCACCGTCACCCCGTACTCGTCGGTCAGCCGGGGCATCCCCGACGTCGCCTTCATGGAGGCGATCGAGGACGCCCGGCTGTCCGCCGAGAAGGACCTCGGCATCGTGCTGCGCTGGTGCTTCGACATCCCCGGCGAGGCCGGACTCGCCTCCGCCGAGGAGACCGCCCGCCTCGCCCTCGACCTGGCGCCGGACGGCCTGGTCTCGTTCGGCCTCGGCGGCCCCGAGATCGGCGTGCCGCGCCCCCAGTTCAAGCCGTACTTCGACCGGGCCCGGGCCGCCGGTCTGCACAGCGTGCCGCACGCCGGCGAGTCGACCGGCCCCGAGACGGTCTGGGACGCGATCCGCGAACTCGGTGCCGAACGGATCGGACACGGCACCCAGTCCGTCAAGGACCCGGCGCTGGTCGACTACCTCGGCGAGCACCGGATCCCGCTGGAGGTCTGCCCGACCTCCAACCTGGCGACCCGGGTCGTCGAACGGATCGAGGAGCACCCGATCCGGCAGATGGTCGACGCCGGACTGCTGGTCACCGTCAACAGCGACGACCCGCCGATGTTCGGCACCGACCTGAACACCGAGTACGCGGTCGCCGCGAAGCTGCTCGGCCTGGACGAGTCCGGCATCGCCGCGCTCGCCCGCAACGCCGTCGAAGCCTCCTTCCTGGACGCGGCGGGCAAGCGCCGGCTGACCGGCGAGATCGACGCCTACCTGGCGGGCCGCCCGGTCGCCTGA
- a CDS encoding DUF445 domain-containing protein, translated as MDETAPGVSFTAADEEKRRGVRKMKTVATGLLGLATLVFALATWAKAEGAGAWAGYVAAAAEAGMVGALADWFAVTALFRRPFGLPIPHTAIIPTKKDAFGRSLGDFVGDNFLSAPVVRARLGKVGVARLLGEWLSAPGNAEHVTREAATALRGLLEVLRDEDVQTVVAEAITRRANATSVAEPAGRLLGKIVDDGGHRGVVDLVVTRAHDWLVEHHGEVVARVTAKTPGWTPKFLDQQVGERVYKELLRFVGDVRDDPVHPARGALDNFLADFARELQHDPATIARVERAKSELLARPEVQDLIASSWAAVRGLLLNAAEDEDSELRRRLTEGLRTLGRKLATDSKIQAKTDGWLLKVVDHVVTNYRHQITSLISDTVAGWDADDASRKIEANVGRDLQFIRINGTVVGALAGLLIHTVSTALGG; from the coding sequence GTGGACGAGACTGCCCCCGGAGTCAGCTTCACCGCCGCCGACGAGGAGAAGCGGCGCGGTGTGCGGAAGATGAAGACCGTCGCGACCGGCCTGCTCGGCCTGGCCACGCTGGTGTTCGCGCTCGCCACCTGGGCGAAGGCCGAGGGCGCGGGCGCCTGGGCCGGGTACGTGGCCGCCGCCGCCGAGGCCGGCATGGTCGGCGCGCTCGCCGACTGGTTCGCCGTCACCGCGCTGTTCCGCCGCCCGTTCGGCCTGCCGATCCCGCACACCGCGATCATCCCGACCAAGAAGGACGCCTTCGGGCGCTCGCTCGGCGACTTCGTCGGCGACAACTTCCTCTCCGCGCCGGTGGTCCGGGCCCGGCTCGGCAAGGTCGGCGTGGCCCGGCTGCTCGGCGAGTGGCTGTCCGCGCCCGGCAACGCCGAACACGTCACCCGGGAGGCCGCGACCGCGCTGCGCGGCCTGCTGGAGGTGCTCCGCGACGAGGACGTGCAGACCGTCGTCGCCGAGGCGATCACCCGGCGGGCCAACGCCACCTCGGTCGCCGAGCCCGCCGGACGGCTGCTCGGGAAGATCGTCGACGACGGCGGCCACCGCGGCGTCGTCGACCTGGTCGTCACCCGCGCCCACGACTGGCTGGTCGAGCACCACGGCGAGGTGGTCGCCCGGGTCACCGCCAAGACCCCCGGCTGGACCCCGAAGTTCCTCGACCAGCAGGTCGGCGAACGCGTCTACAAGGAACTGCTGCGCTTCGTCGGCGACGTCCGCGACGACCCGGTGCACCCCGCGCGCGGCGCCCTCGACAACTTCCTCGCCGACTTCGCCCGCGAACTCCAGCACGACCCCGCCACCATCGCCCGGGTCGAGCGCGCCAAGTCCGAACTGCTGGCCCGCCCCGAGGTGCAGGACCTGATCGCCTCGTCCTGGGCCGCCGTCCGCGGCCTGCTGCTGAATGCCGCCGAGGACGAGGACAGCGAACTGCGCCGCCGCCTCACCGAGGGCCTGCGCACGCTGGGCCGCAAGCTCGCCACCGACAGCAAAATCCAGGCAAAAACTGACGGCTGGCTGCTGAAGGTCGTCGACCACGTGGTCACCAACTACCGGCACCAGATCACCTCGCTCATCTCGGACACCGTGGCGGGCTGGGACGCCGACGACGCCTCCCGCAAGATCGAGGCCAATGTGGGCCGTGACCTGCAGTTCATCCGGATCAACGGCACCGTGGTCGGCGCGTTGGCCGGCCTGCTGATCCACACCGTCAGCACCGCGCTCGGCGGTTGA
- a CDS encoding nucleotide sugar dehydrogenase: protein MGLGKIGLPLAVQFAGKGHLVTGADIAPETVAAVNTGRPPFPREAHLAERLAETVAAGRLRATTDTTAAAAGADAVVIVVPLVTDAAGHPDFALLDAATDAVAAGLRPGTLVSYETTLPVGTVRGRFARRLEAGSGLAAGRDFALVFSPERVRTGRVFADLRRYPKLVGGIDGASTRRGAEFYRAVLDFDPRPDLPRGNGVWELSGAEAAEFAKLAETTYRDVNIALVNQFARYADRVGVDLAEVVDACNSQPYSHLHRPGIAVGGHCIPVYPRLYLWNDPGATVVRAAREANELVPAYAVGLLEGAYGPLTGVPVTVLGASYRGGVRETAYSGVFPLVEALRAAGAEVGVSDPLYAPEELAALGLPPDQGKPAAALVVQADHPEYRDLGAVDFPGVRVLLDGRRVTDPARWEGVRRIVLGGGG, encoded by the coding sequence GTGGGCCTCGGCAAGATCGGCCTGCCGCTGGCCGTCCAGTTCGCCGGCAAGGGCCACCTGGTCACCGGCGCCGACATCGCCCCCGAGACGGTCGCCGCCGTCAACACCGGACGCCCGCCCTTCCCGCGCGAGGCGCACCTCGCCGAACGGCTCGCCGAGACCGTCGCCGCCGGCCGGCTGCGCGCCACCACCGACACCACCGCCGCAGCCGCCGGCGCCGACGCTGTGGTGATCGTCGTCCCACTGGTCACCGACGCCGCCGGCCACCCCGACTTCGCCCTGCTGGACGCCGCCACCGACGCCGTCGCCGCCGGACTGCGCCCCGGCACCCTGGTCAGCTACGAGACCACGCTGCCGGTCGGCACCGTCCGCGGCCGCTTCGCCCGGCGGCTGGAGGCCGGCTCCGGGCTGGCCGCCGGACGGGACTTCGCGCTGGTGTTCAGCCCCGAACGGGTCCGCACCGGGCGGGTCTTCGCCGACCTGCGGCGCTATCCCAAGCTGGTCGGCGGCATCGACGGGGCGTCCACCCGGCGCGGCGCCGAGTTCTACCGGGCCGTGCTCGACTTCGACCCGCGCCCCGACCTGCCGCGCGGCAACGGCGTGTGGGAACTCTCCGGCGCGGAGGCCGCCGAGTTCGCCAAACTCGCCGAGACCACCTACCGGGACGTCAACATCGCGCTGGTCAACCAGTTCGCCCGGTACGCGGACCGGGTCGGCGTCGACCTCGCCGAGGTCGTCGACGCCTGCAACTCACAGCCCTACAGCCACCTGCACCGCCCCGGCATCGCGGTCGGCGGCCACTGCATCCCGGTCTACCCCCGGCTCTACCTGTGGAACGACCCCGGCGCCACCGTGGTGCGCGCCGCCCGCGAGGCCAACGAACTCGTCCCCGCCTACGCGGTCGGCCTGCTGGAGGGCGCGTACGGCCCGCTCACCGGCGTGCCCGTCACCGTGCTCGGCGCGTCCTACCGCGGCGGGGTCAGGGAGACCGCGTACTCCGGGGTGTTCCCGCTGGTCGAGGCGCTGCGGGCGGCCGGCGCGGAGGTCGGCGTCAGCGACCCGCTGTACGCCCCCGAGGAGCTGGCCGCGCTCGGCCTGCCGCCCGACCAGGGCAAGCCCGCCGCCGCGCTGGTCGTCCAGGCCGACCACCCCGAGTACCGGGACCTCGGCGCCGTCGACTTCCCCGGCGTCCGGGTGCTGCTCGACGGCCGGCGGGTCACCGACCCGGCGCGCTGGGAGGGCGTGCGGCGGATCGTCCTCGGCGGCGGCGGGTAG
- a CDS encoding glycosyltransferase family 2 protein, with product MTEQGPDVSVVIAVHDTMPYLTDCLESLVGQSIERRRMEVVAVDDGSTDGSTEELARYAAAYPGLFRTVRQPASGGPAKPTNRGTELARGRYLLYLGADDWLGPEALERMVDAADRWNSDVLIPKQVGEHGRIVPQGIFDRTAEQVGFTDSALAWALGDTKLFRRDLVTNHGLRRREDLVIHSDQPFTLGALLHARKVSVLADYDYYHLVLRQDRSNVTHRAGPIDRLRGFTAAHEVLDRGTLPGPARDAVRARYFSWDVPQLLQPPFLAEPPAMQRRIVQEIGRFTERHCSPAVFRTLPVPARLRLALARRGELHALCDLIAWERDHGEPPAVRRRSRLYADYPMFRDRHLGLPDALFETGRAPRPDGWRRLVPAPLRRARRALKRRLRAARRDGLAAALRGAR from the coding sequence GTGACCGAGCAAGGACCGGACGTCAGCGTGGTGATCGCCGTCCACGACACCATGCCCTACCTCACCGACTGCCTGGAGTCGCTGGTCGGCCAGAGCATCGAGCGGCGGCGGATGGAAGTGGTCGCCGTCGACGACGGCTCCACCGACGGCTCCACCGAGGAGCTCGCCCGCTACGCCGCCGCCTACCCCGGGCTGTTCCGCACCGTGCGGCAGCCCGCGTCCGGCGGACCCGCCAAGCCCACCAACCGGGGCACCGAACTCGCCCGCGGCCGCTACCTGCTGTACCTCGGCGCCGACGACTGGCTCGGCCCCGAGGCGCTGGAGCGGATGGTCGACGCCGCCGACCGCTGGAACTCCGACGTGCTCATCCCCAAGCAGGTCGGCGAACACGGCCGGATCGTCCCGCAGGGCATCTTCGACCGCACCGCCGAACAGGTCGGCTTCACCGACTCCGCGCTCGCCTGGGCCCTCGGCGACACCAAGCTGTTCCGCCGCGACCTGGTCACCAACCACGGACTGCGCCGCCGCGAGGACCTGGTCATCCACTCCGACCAGCCGTTCACCCTCGGCGCGCTGCTGCACGCCCGCAAGGTCTCCGTCCTCGCCGACTACGACTACTACCACCTGGTGCTCCGGCAGGACCGCTCCAACGTCACCCACCGGGCCGGGCCGATCGACCGGCTGCGCGGCTTCACCGCCGCCCACGAGGTCCTCGACCGCGGCACCCTCCCCGGACCCGCCCGGGACGCCGTCCGCGCCCGCTACTTCAGCTGGGACGTCCCCCAACTGCTCCAGCCCCCGTTCCTCGCCGAACCGCCCGCCATGCAGCGCCGGATCGTCCAGGAGATCGGCCGGTTCACCGAACGGCACTGCTCGCCCGCCGTGTTCCGCACCCTGCCCGTCCCCGCCCGGCTGCGCCTCGCCCTGGCCCGGCGCGGCGAACTGCACGCCCTGTGCGACCTGATCGCCTGGGAACGCGACCACGGCGAACCCCCCGCCGTCCGCCGCCGCTCCCGGCTCTACGCCGACTACCCGATGTTCCGCGACCGGCACCTCGGCCTGCCCGACGCCCTCTTCGAGACCGGCCGCGCCCCCCGCCCCGACGGCTGGCGCCGCCTCGTCCCCGCACCGCTGCGCCGCGCCCGCCGAGCCCTCAAGCGCCGACTGCGCGCCGCCCGGCGGGACGGGCTGGCGGCGGCGCTGCGGGGCGCCAGGTGA
- a CDS encoding ABC transporter ATP-binding protein produces the protein MAMIEVEDVRRTFTVRARTGRWRREKREVRAVDGLTFRVDEGECVGYIGPNGAGKSTTVKMLTGILVPTGGRLRVAGVDPAARRAELARRIGVVFGQRTTLWWDLPLRDSYELARRIYRVPDARYRANLDRYVELLDLGDLLDTPVRQLSLGQRMRGDLAAALLHDPAVLYLDEPTIGLDTVSKAKVREFLRETNRERRTTVLLTTHDLTDIEQLCDRVMVIDHGRLVLDGPLERLHSVGESERTLVVDLAEAHPPIDLPGVRVARTEGPRQWLAFPARQSAAPIVAAVAERYPLVDLSVREPAIEDVIARIYAGSTPVAAG, from the coding sequence ATGGCGATGATCGAGGTCGAGGACGTCCGGCGGACCTTCACCGTCCGCGCCAGGACCGGCCGCTGGCGCCGCGAGAAGCGCGAGGTGCGGGCCGTCGACGGGCTCACCTTCCGCGTCGACGAGGGCGAGTGCGTCGGCTACATCGGACCCAACGGCGCCGGCAAGTCCACCACCGTCAAGATGCTCACCGGCATCCTCGTCCCCACCGGCGGCCGGCTCCGGGTGGCCGGCGTCGACCCGGCCGCCCGGCGCGCCGAACTCGCCCGCCGGATCGGCGTGGTCTTCGGCCAGCGCACCACCCTGTGGTGGGACCTGCCGCTGCGCGACAGCTACGAACTCGCCCGCCGGATCTACCGCGTCCCCGACGCCCGCTACCGCGCCAACCTCGACCGGTACGTCGAACTGCTCGACCTCGGCGACCTGCTGGACACCCCCGTCCGGCAGCTCTCGCTCGGCCAGCGGATGCGCGGCGACCTGGCCGCCGCACTGCTGCACGACCCCGCCGTGCTCTACCTCGACGAACCCACCATCGGCCTCGACACCGTCAGCAAGGCCAAGGTCCGCGAGTTCCTCCGCGAGACCAACCGGGAACGGCGCACCACCGTGCTGCTCACCACCCACGACCTCACCGACATCGAGCAGCTCTGCGACCGGGTGATGGTGATCGACCACGGCCGCCTCGTCCTGGACGGGCCGCTGGAGCGGCTGCACTCGGTCGGCGAGAGCGAGCGCACCCTGGTCGTCGACCTCGCCGAGGCGCACCCCCCGATCGACCTGCCCGGCGTCCGGGTCGCCCGCACCGAGGGCCCGCGCCAGTGGCTGGCCTTCCCCGCCCGGCAGAGCGCCGCCCCGATCGTCGCCGCCGTCGCCGAGCGCTACCCGCTGGTCGACCTCTCCGTCCGGGAGCCCGCCATCGAGGACGTGATCGCCCGGATCTACGCCGGGAGCACCCCGGTGGCGGCCGGCTGA
- a CDS encoding ABC transporter permease has translation MAEHPGPPGPFAPERTGLLARAGWAARCWWLISGMWVRSMLTYRASFALSLAANVLVTFLDFAVLLLMFSHTHRLAGWTLPETAFLYGTSSVALGAANVLVGSVGGLGERVRAGSLDTMLIRPAPALAQLAAERFSLRRIGRVLQAGAVLAWSLTALDVHWTWDRVLMVPALLLCGTLIFCALFVGCSCVQFWWGEAAEMQNAVTYGGGTILQYPPTVFARELVAGTVFGIPLAFVNWLPALHVLDRPDPLGLPAGFRFAAPLAAALCLLAAGLAWRAGLRAYRSTGS, from the coding sequence GTGGCTGAACACCCGGGCCCGCCGGGCCCGTTCGCCCCGGAGCGCACCGGCCTGCTCGCCCGGGCCGGCTGGGCGGCGCGCTGCTGGTGGCTGATCTCCGGCATGTGGGTCCGCTCGATGCTGACCTACCGGGCCTCGTTCGCGCTCAGCCTGGCCGCCAACGTCCTGGTCACCTTCCTCGACTTCGCGGTGCTGCTGCTGATGTTCTCGCACACCCACCGGCTGGCCGGCTGGACGCTGCCCGAGACCGCCTTCCTGTACGGCACCTCCTCGGTCGCGCTGGGCGCCGCCAACGTCCTGGTCGGATCGGTCGGCGGCCTCGGCGAGCGGGTCCGGGCCGGCAGCCTGGACACCATGCTGATCCGGCCCGCCCCCGCGCTGGCCCAACTCGCCGCCGAACGCTTCTCGCTGCGCCGGATCGGCCGGGTGCTGCAGGCCGGCGCCGTGCTCGCCTGGTCGCTCACCGCGCTGGACGTGCACTGGACCTGGGACCGGGTGCTGATGGTGCCCGCCCTGCTGCTCTGCGGCACGCTGATCTTCTGCGCGCTGTTCGTCGGCTGCTCCTGCGTGCAGTTCTGGTGGGGCGAGGCCGCCGAGATGCAGAACGCCGTCACCTACGGCGGCGGGACCATCCTGCAGTACCCGCCCACCGTCTTCGCCAGGGAACTCGTGGCCGGCACCGTGTTCGGCATCCCGCTGGCGTTCGTCAACTGGCTGCCCGCGCTGCACGTCCTGGACCGCCCCGACCCGCTCGGGCTGCCCGCCGGGTTCCGGTTCGCCGCGCCGCTGGCCGCCGCGCTCTGCCTGCTGGCCGCCGGACTCGCCTGGCGGGCCGGGCTGCGCGCCTACCGCTCCACCGGAAGCTGA
- a CDS encoding ABC transporter permease → MRGGVYLAVAGGAFRRYSTYRAATFAGLVTNTVFGAILASTMLALWHARPGLGGYDAAQAVTYIWISQALLVTVAVWGGGFQDDLQARFRSGDIAIDLYRPVDFQGWWLATDLGRAAYQLLSRGALPMLAGALMFDLALPADPLVWAEFLLAAAFAVLVSFALRFLVTLTGFWLHESEGVRAAMTVVSMFFSGMLLPLALFPGALGELARVLPFSAMVQLPTDVLLRRRTGTGLLGLYAFQLAWAAALLALGRVGQALAVRRVVVQGG, encoded by the coding sequence GTGCGGGGCGGGGTCTACTTGGCGGTCGCCGGCGGGGCCTTCCGCCGCTACTCCACCTACCGGGCGGCGACCTTCGCCGGACTGGTCACCAACACCGTGTTCGGGGCGATCCTCGCCTCCACCATGCTGGCGCTCTGGCACGCCAGGCCCGGCCTGGGCGGCTACGACGCCGCGCAGGCGGTCACCTACATCTGGATCAGCCAGGCGCTGCTGGTGACCGTCGCGGTCTGGGGCGGCGGCTTCCAGGACGACCTGCAGGCCCGGTTCCGCAGCGGCGACATCGCGATCGACCTCTACCGGCCGGTCGACTTCCAGGGCTGGTGGCTGGCCACCGACCTCGGCCGGGCCGCGTACCAGCTGCTGAGCCGCGGCGCGCTGCCGATGCTCGCCGGGGCGCTGATGTTCGACCTGGCGCTGCCCGCCGACCCGCTGGTCTGGGCCGAGTTCCTGCTCGCCGCCGCGTTCGCCGTGCTGGTCAGCTTCGCCCTGCGCTTCCTGGTCACCCTGACCGGCTTCTGGCTGCACGAGTCCGAGGGGGTGCGGGCCGCCATGACCGTGGTCTCGATGTTCTTCTCCGGCATGCTGCTGCCGCTCGCGCTCTTCCCCGGCGCGCTCGGCGAACTCGCCCGGGTGCTGCCCTTCTCGGCGATGGTCCAACTGCCCACCGACGTCCTGCTGCGCCGCCGCACCGGCACCGGCCTGCTCGGCCTGTACGCCTTCCAACTCGCCTGGGCCGCCGCCCTGCTGGCCCTCGGCCGGGTCGGCCAGGCGCTCGCCGTCCGCCGGGTGGTGGTCCAGGGTGGCTGA
- a CDS encoding GroES family chaperonin — protein MLHDRVLVKTETGEGERRSTGGILIPATAELSRRCAWAEAVAVGQSVRSVEPGDRVLYDPEDKLEVEVRGATYVLLRERDLHAVAAGRFGDLEGSTGLYL, from the coding sequence ATGCTGCACGACCGGGTCCTGGTGAAGACCGAGACCGGCGAGGGCGAGCGGCGCTCCACCGGCGGCATCCTGATCCCCGCCACCGCCGAGCTCTCCCGGCGCTGCGCCTGGGCCGAGGCGGTCGCCGTCGGCCAGAGCGTCCGCTCGGTGGAACCCGGCGACCGGGTGCTCTACGACCCCGAGGACAAGCTGGAGGTCGAGGTCCGCGGCGCCACCTACGTGCTGCTGCGCGAACGCGACCTGCACGCGGTCGCGGCCGGGCGGTTCGGCGACCTGGAGGGCTCGACCGGGCTGTACCTGTAG
- a CDS encoding DUF3618 domain-containing protein: MAASGKDTSAPRTTAQIEADIAGTRDRLAATLDELAMRVHPATVAAQTKAKVRATVEQKAGRAYVAASGAVEQAKAKFVDEDGRPRLDRVVPAALVGVGVVLLIASARRRRKG, encoded by the coding sequence GTGGCAGCGAGCGGCAAGGACACGTCGGCACCGCGTACGACGGCCCAGATCGAAGCGGACATCGCCGGGACCAGGGACCGGCTCGCCGCGACCCTCGACGAGCTCGCCATGCGCGTCCACCCGGCCACCGTCGCCGCCCAGACCAAGGCCAAGGTCCGCGCCACGGTCGAGCAGAAGGCCGGCCGGGCGTACGTCGCCGCCAGCGGCGCCGTCGAGCAGGCCAAGGCGAAGTTCGTGGACGAGGACGGCCGGCCCCGGCTCGACCGGGTGGTCCCGGCCGCGCTGGTCGGCGTCGGCGTGGTGCTGCTGATCGCCTCCGCGCGGCGGCGGCGCAAGGGCTGA